Genomic DNA from Caldicellulosiruptor hydrothermalis 108:
GCTCTTCCAAAACATCTGCAGCCTTTTCCTCATCCAGAGTCGAAAAGATATAAGCTTGCGTCTTTTTGTCAAGTTCTTCAATAATGTCTGCCAAATCCGAAGGATGCAAGGTAGCAAGCTTTGAATATGTGGTTGAAAGTTTCAAATCAAGCCTTGGAGATGCAAGCGGCTGTACATCATCCCACAAAATCAAACGCGAAGGAATGTTTTTACCAAGCGGTTTTAACACCTTTTTCAGGGGCTTTGCAAGACCAAGCCTTCTCAAAAGTCCTTCAAGACCGATATCTACAGCTATTACATAAACACCTGTAGAAAGTACTGCAAGTCTTATATCATTTACCCTCACAACTTTTCTGCCGTTCATATCAACAATCTGCTTGTCAAGTATATGACGAACAAGCATAATGGTGTCTTCTTTTTTCACATCGATTGGCTTTAAGTTCCTTGTTTCAATCACGTACTGACCTTTTTCCTTGTAGATTATGAAAAACGAAAAGTCCACAATTTGAGTTTGACCGCCACTTTTTACCTTTGCAGCAATCACTTTGGGTCTTATATAACTTGCATCAACAACCAAGTCTAAAAGCCTTCCTACAACCTTCTTTTCTTCTGAAAAGACCTTGTTGCCGATTACTCTGCTAAGATAAAAGCTTGTGACGTTTGGCATTTTAGCACCCCTCCTTTTTTGAATTTTTATTTTTGGTGTCATTTGGTGGAGGGGTGCTAAAAGCCTTTAAAATCTATTTGCAAAAAGGTGTATTTATCCCTTTATTTTCTTCAAAACAGAGAAAAATTAGCACCCCTCCACATTCCAAAGTACAATTGCTTTTTGCTGTCCAATCCTGCTTACTCACAGGACCAGAATCCATCTTTTCTCTCAACTCCTTCTTTAAGAAGAATTTTCGCAATAGCAAAATTTTATACATTGCTATTAGAAACAAAAAGTGCTTTCACCCAAAGCTTAAAAACGAGGTGAAAGCACACTTCTGCCCTTTTTAAAGCTACCTCGTACAAGCTTTGGCACTACACGGCATAAAAAGCTGCATTAGGTTATGCCTTGGTTTCGGCAAAACCTGTTCACCAGCTCAGATTGTCTCCAATCTTTCGCGGCAGCAGCCTATATCCCTGTAGGAGCCTCGCCTACCGAGATATCTTGCAATATTCATTTTTTCAACTTCTATTTTAGCACAATTTTTTCATTTTTCAACCCTTTTTCGGCAAAATTTTTATGTTTTCCGGATATTTTTTTTAAATTTCTTTAATTATCTCTTATTTTCTCTAATATAAAATCAAACATCTTGTCTTTTTCTATCACGTTAGGATGCAAAATTGGCTTTGAAAGAAGACTTTTAATCCCCTCCGGGACCTCAACACCTGTCTTTGCATACAAAATCTCTACCGCTTCAAACGGGTCAATATTATTATATTCACCATCAAACAAAGCGTTCAAAACATCTTTTGCAAACTTGTAAGGATTTGCAGTTTGAAGTACAACCGTTTTTGTACTATCAAACGTCTGCTTCTGGTACTTTCTGTAAACATCAAACCCAACAGCAGAGTGCGGGTCAACAAGATAGCCATACTCGCGGTAAATACTCTTTATACTATTTCTTGTCTGGTCATCTGTGGAAAAATCACCCCAGAAACTTTCCTGAATCTCTTTTAAAACTTCTTCTTCAACTTTGAAATACCCATCACTTTTCAAATCTAACATGTATTTTTTTACTCTTTCTGAATCTTTTGTTACCAAATACAATAACCTTTCCAAATTACTTGCAACAAGAATATCCATTGAAGGTGAGATTGTTTTGTAAAACTCTCTTCTTCTGTCATATAAGCCTGTCCTGACAAAATCGGCAACCACACTGTTTATGTTCGAAGCAACAATCAGCTTATTTATAGGAATTCCCATAAGTTTTGCAATAAAACCTGCCAATATATTGCCAAAATTGCCTGTCGGAACAACAAAGTTTATCTTTTCACCTTCAGATATATCTCCAGCCTTTAAAAGCACCAGATAACTCCAGATATAGTATACAATCTGTGGAAGAAGCCTACCAAAATTTATTGAGTTTGCAGAGGTAAAGAAAAACCCCAGATTTTCGATTGTATCTATGCATTTTTTGCTTGTGAAAATCTCCTTCACGCCAGATTGGGCATCGTCAAAATTGCCTTTTATCCCGGCAACAAAAGTGTTTCTGCCTTCCTGGGTTGTCATCTGTCTTTTCTGAACATCTGACACACCCTCAGATGGATAAAACACAACTATCTTTGTTCTATCAACATCCTTAAACCCTTCCAAGGCAGCTTTGCCAGTATCGCCTGATGTTGCAACAAGTATGAGTGCCTGTTTGTAAAAAGTGGGCATTGATTTTAGCAAAAGATGAGGAAGCACCTGCAATGCAACGTCTTTGAAAGCGTACGTCGGACCGTGCCAAAGCTCAAGAGCAAAAAGACCCGGGCTGAGCTTTTTGATAGCCACAACATCTTTTGTGTCAAACTTGCCACGGCTATATGACTTGTCAATGCAATCAGCAATTTCTTCATTCGTAAAATCAGTAAGGTAGAGCTCAAATATATATTTTGCAAGATTTGCGTAAGAGTCTATGTTTTTTATCTTACTTAAATCAAGAGAAGGAATTGAAACAGGGGTGTAAAGCCCACCATCCTCAGCTATTCCCCTGTAAATAGCCTCTTTTGCCTGCACCTCTTTATTTCCTCTTGTACTTATATATCGCATCCATTTCACCTCAAGTCTTACTTTATTCTCTCTTTTTCAAGAAGTTTTTCATTTAGCTTGTACGACAGTACCATGAGACTGTCAATCAGATGCACATTCTCAACAACTACATCACCTTTTACTTCAATCTCCTTTGCAGTAAAATTCCAAATACCCTTTATCCCTCCTTCAACCATTATATCTGCAACCTCTTGCGCAACATCTGCTGGCACACACAGAACACCTATGTCAACATCGTTCTTCTTTATAAAATCCTTAAGCTTGTCAATATGCTCAATCTTTATATTGCGGATAGCTTTTCCTACCTTTTGAGGGTCAATGTCAAAAAGTCCAATGAGTCTAAACCCCTTTTTATAGAAGTTAGCATAGTTTGCCAGTGCTTGCCCAAGGTTACCTACTCCCACAATGACCATTTTAAAATTCCTGTCAAGTCCCAAAATTTTTACAAGATTCTCATAAAGAACCTGTGTGCTGTAACCATATCCTTGCTGACCAAACCCGCCAAAATTGTTGAAGTCTTGCCTTACCTGGGAAGCCGTATAACCCATTCTCTGGCTCAGCTCTGACGAGGATATTCTCATAACATCATGGTTTAAAAGGTCTTCAACATACCGAAGATACCTCGGCAGTCTTCTTATAACCGCAAGTGAAATGTTCTTTTTTTTGAACAATTTTCCTCCCCCTTATCTTCTTTTGATATTTTTTTGACATACTTCTTCTAAATTAAAAGCCTGTTTCAATTTTAAAACAGGCTGTTATCTTCTTTTCCCGTCAAATCGTTTGTTGTATTCACTAAGCTTTTGATTGCTGTCTTTTAAAAACTTTGAAAGTTTTGCTTCAAAATCATCTTTAGCTCTTTTTTTCTCTTTTTCTCTTTTCATTGTTTCCTTTGCTCTCTTTATTGATAGGCTAATTTTACCATCTTCTTTTACATTAATAACCTTTACTTTAACAGTTTGATTTTCTTTCAAATACTTTTTAATATCTTCAACGTACTCGTCTGCCACTTCTGAGATATGAACAAGCCCAACTTTGCCGCTTGGTAACTCAACAAACGCACCAAACTGTGTTATGCCCTTTACAATACCTTCTAATATTTGACCTCTTTTGATTGACACAAAATAGCCTCCTCTACTCTTTTTTCTTTTTGTTCTTATCTATAAACACAATCTCATCCTTGCCAACAAGCCCAAGCTTTTCCCTCGCCACCTGCTGAATGTAGTCTTTTGTCCCAACATACTGCGCGAGCCTTTTTAGATATTCATTTTCTTTTTTGATTTTTTCTATCTGGACAATGACTTCCCGCTGCTGAGCCTTTACCTGTCTTAAAATCATTTGCTGCTTAAAAACTGTAGTAGCAGAATATACAAAAAAGGCTATTACAAATATAAGCACAAAAACTCTCTTGAGAACTTTAAATAATTTTTTCACGGCTTGTCTTCCTTTTTGGAAACTCTCAAAAGTGTAGTTATATTCTATCACAATTCATCTTTTATTAAAAGATAAAACTTTGTTCACCTTTTTTAAAAATCCTTTATAGAGTGGCGAAATGGTATTTTTATAAACATAAATACCGCAAGCTATTGCCAAAAAAGTGTACCATTTGAGTGTATAAAAATTTATAA
This window encodes:
- a CDS encoding magnesium transporter, whose protein sequence is MPNVTSFYLSRVIGNKVFSEEKKVVGRLLDLVVDASYIRPKVIAAKVKSGGQTQIVDFSFFIIYKEKGQYVIETRNLKPIDVKKEDTIMLVRHILDKQIVDMNGRKVVRVNDIRLAVLSTGVYVIAVDIGLEGLLRRLGLAKPLKKVLKPLGKNIPSRLILWDDVQPLASPRLDLKLSTTYSKLATLHPSDLADIIEELDKKTQAYIFSTLDEEKAADVLEELEVEAQRNVLESLPVEKAADVLEKMPADEVADILDEIKEERAEELLNSMEKEASEEVKELMEYPENSVGAIMTTDFISFKTHFTVEQTIEELRRLKPEPDEIYYLYVVDNDERLCGVVSLRDLVISEPQTPLYEIMNRDVVCVKDTDNVNSLVEIISKYSLLAVPVVNESKKLIGVVIINDIVYELLKMKRKLLL
- the thrC gene encoding threonine synthase, encoding MRYISTRGNKEVQAKEAIYRGIAEDGGLYTPVSIPSLDLSKIKNIDSYANLAKYIFELYLTDFTNEEIADCIDKSYSRGKFDTKDVVAIKKLSPGLFALELWHGPTYAFKDVALQVLPHLLLKSMPTFYKQALILVATSGDTGKAALEGFKDVDRTKIVVFYPSEGVSDVQKRQMTTQEGRNTFVAGIKGNFDDAQSGVKEIFTSKKCIDTIENLGFFFTSANSINFGRLLPQIVYYIWSYLVLLKAGDISEGEKINFVVPTGNFGNILAGFIAKLMGIPINKLIVASNINSVVADFVRTGLYDRRREFYKTISPSMDILVASNLERLLYLVTKDSERVKKYMLDLKSDGYFKVEEEVLKEIQESFWGDFSTDDQTRNSIKSIYREYGYLVDPHSAVGFDVYRKYQKQTFDSTKTVVLQTANPYKFAKDVLNALFDGEYNNIDPFEAVEILYAKTGVEVPEGIKSLLSKPILHPNVIEKDKMFDFILEKIRDN
- a CDS encoding redox-sensing transcriptional repressor Rex, giving the protein MFKKKNISLAVIRRLPRYLRYVEDLLNHDVMRISSSELSQRMGYTASQVRQDFNNFGGFGQQGYGYSTQVLYENLVKILGLDRNFKMVIVGVGNLGQALANYANFYKKGFRLIGLFDIDPQKVGKAIRNIKIEHIDKLKDFIKKNDVDIGVLCVPADVAQEVADIMVEGGIKGIWNFTAKEIEVKGDVVVENVHLIDSLMVLSYKLNEKLLEKERIK
- a CDS encoding S1 RNA-binding domain-containing protein → MSIKRGQILEGIVKGITQFGAFVELPSGKVGLVHISEVADEYVEDIKKYLKENQTVKVKVINVKEDGKISLSIKRAKETMKREKEKKRAKDDFEAKLSKFLKDSNQKLSEYNKRFDGKRR
- a CDS encoding FtsB family cell division protein; translated protein: MKKLFKVLKRVFVLIFVIAFFVYSATTVFKQQMILRQVKAQQREVIVQIEKIKKENEYLKRLAQYVGTKDYIQQVAREKLGLVGKDEIVFIDKNKKKKE